Part of the Elusimicrobiota bacterium genome is shown below.
ATCTCGAGCTTGACGGGCTTGCCGAGGAGATGCGCCGCCAAGGCCGCCTGGCTTTGCGCGAGCATGTCTTCCTTCCCGCCGAATCCGCCCCCGTTAGGCACCAGCACGACATCCACTTCCGTTTCTTCGACGTTGAGCATGGCCGCGAGCTGCTTGCGGTCCTCGTAAATCCCTTGGCTTTGGGTGTAGACGATGATCCGCCCGTCCTCGGGCAAGGCCAAGGCGGCCTCCGGCTCCATGTACGCGTGCTCGATCCACTGCGTCTGGTACACCGCCTCGTGAACGAAGTCGCACTCGGCCAAGGCTTTTGTCGCGTCGCCCTTCTTGGCTTTCGAGACGCTCAATACGTTGCCTTTGGGCTGGAGTTTCGGGGCCCCCGGAGCGAGAGCCGAGGGCACGTCGAGGACAGGCGTGAGGACCTCGTACTCGACCTTCACGGCCTTCGCGGCGGCCTGGGCGTGGGCGCGGGTGTCGGCCACGACCAGGGCCAGCACGTCTCCCACGTAGCCGGTGATCTCTCCGGCGGCGACCATCACGGGCCAGTCCTGTATGATCGAACCCTGCAAACGGCGGCCCGGGATGTCGGCCGCGAGGAAGACCTTGGTCACGCCCGTCATGGCCGACGCGGCGGAGGTATCGATTTTGAGCACCTTCGCGCGGGGATGGTCGGAGAGGCGCACCGCCGCGTGGAGCATGCCGGGGACCGTCATGTCGGCCACGTACGGCCGGCGGCCCAGCACCGCGTCCTTGATGTCGTACTTGGGCAGGCGCGTGCCGACCGGGCCCGCTCCCTCGGGCGGCGCCGAGGGCTTGCCGGTGCGCAAGGTCTTCGCCGCGTCCGCGATCGAGGCGACGATCTTCTTGTAGCCGGTGCAGCGGCACAGATGCTGGTTCAGGCCGCGCTCGATCTCGTCGTGCGTGGGCTCCGGAGTCTTCTTGACCAGGTTCCAGGCCCGCATCACGATGCCCGGGATGCAGAAGCCGCACTGCGCGCCGCCGTTGTGGGCGAAGGCGTCGGCGAAGGCGTCCTGCGCGGGCTTGCCCATGCCCTCGGTGGTGACGACCTCCTTGCCTTCGACCTGCTTCATCGCGGTCACGCAGGACAGCACGGCCTTGCCGCCGAGCTCGACGGTGCAGCAGCCGCAGGCGGCCTGGGGGGAGCAGCCGTCCTTGGCGGAGATGACGCCTTCCTCGTCGCGCAGCCAGCGCAGCAGCGAGCCCTCGGGCGCTCCTTTATATTCCTTCTCGACGCCGTTGAGCTTGAACTTCATCAGTCGAGGCCGGTCCTCGCGTTGAACTCTCCGATGAGCTTGTCCCACTCCTTCGCGCTCGCGAACGTCTCGGCCCAGAACTCGGGGTCCCACAGGCGGCGCAGCTCGTCGGAGGTCCGTCCCTGCTGCTCGACCCAGGTGAAGTACTTGAGGTTGTGCAGGGCCTTGCGGTCGCGGTAGTTCAGCTCGCGCAGGTTGTCCGTGTTCGCCCCGCGCATGCGGCGGTCCATGTCCATCGCCGCCTGCAACGGCGTGTACTTGCCATGGGCCTCCTCGAGCTCGACGAGTCGGGAGCCGTACAGGTCCACCGAGTCGGTGAAGATGGTGAACACGACGTCGTCCTTGCCGAGCTCGTAGTACTTGGCGAGCTTGACGGCGGAGAGCATGTTGGAGATGCCGGAGATGCCGAGCAGGCCCAGGTTCTCCACGGCGGCTTTGTCCACGCCCTCGGTGAGCAGGTGCTTGCGGCCCGCGGGGTCGTTGAACAGGCGCAGCAGGCGCATGCAGTCCTCGTCGTCGATGGCGACGACCATGTCGGTGTTGCGCACGTTGTGCACCCAGGGGATGTGCTTGTCGCCGATGCCCTCGATGCGGTGCTCGCCGAAGCCGTTCATGAACAAGGTCGGGCACTGCTGGGCCTCGGAGGCGGCCACGCGCACCGCCGGGAACTTCGTGCGCAGGTAGTCGCCGGCGGCGATGGTGCCCGCCGAGCCGGTGGCGGAGACGTAGCCCGCCAGGCGGCCGTTCTTGCCCTTCACCTTCTCGAAGACTTCCTCGATCGCCCCGCCGGTCACGTGGTAGTGCCAGGTCGGGTTGCCGAACTCCTCGAACTGGTTGAAGATCACGCAGTCCTTGCGCGTCTTCTTGATCTCCCAGCATTTATCGTAAATCTCTTTGACGTTGGATTCCGTTCCGGGCGTCGCGATGACCTCGGCCCCGATGGACTTGAGCCACGCGAAGCGCTCCTTGCTCATGCCCTCGGGCAGGATCGCCACGGCGGTGCAGCCGAGCAAAGCGCTGTCGAACGCCCCGCCGCGGCAGTAGTTGCCCGTCGAAGGCCACACCGCTTTCTGGGACGTGGGATCGAACTCTCCCGTCACGAGGCGGGGGGCGAGGCAGGAGAAGGCCGCGCCGACCTTATGGGCGCCGGTGGGGAAGTGCTTCCCGACGAGGCCGATGACGCGGGCGTCGATGCCGGTGATCGACTTCGGTATCTCGAGATAGTTCACGCCGCCGAAGAGGCCGGTCTTGGCGTCGTTCTTCCAGGTGATGCGGAACAGGTTGGCCGGGTCGAGGTCGTTCATGCCGACCTTCTTGAGGCGGGCGTGGGCCGAGGCGGGAGCCTTGGAGGGATCCTTCATCTGCGCGAAGGTGGGGATGACGACGCCGCGCTCCTTGCACAGCTTGGCCGTCTTCTTCAGCACCGCTTCGTTGATCTTCATGGATCTCCCTGACGCAGCTGTTTCCGGAAACAGTCGACTGACGGTACCGTCAGTTTAAGAAATCTTCTCGCGAGCGGCCACGCGCCGGACCGAGGCCATGCTCGTCCCCACCTCGTGTGGCCGTCCCGCCGCCTTCATCGCGCTGCCGACGTCCTTCAAGCCGCTGCCCGTGATCACGATCACCGCCGTGTCGTTCTCGCGGACCTTTCCCGACGCCGCGCACTTGGCCAGGCCGGCGTAGGCGGCCGCTCCGGCCGGCTCGGCGA
Proteins encoded:
- a CDS encoding pyridoxal-phosphate dependent enzyme, which produces MKINEAVLKKTAKLCKERGVVIPTFAQMKDPSKAPASAHARLKKVGMNDLDPANLFRITWKNDAKTGLFGGVNYLEIPKSITGIDARVIGLVGKHFPTGAHKVGAAFSCLAPRLVTGEFDPTSQKAVWPSTGNYCRGGAFDSALLGCTAVAILPEGMSKERFAWLKSIGAEVIATPGTESNVKEIYDKCWEIKKTRKDCVIFNQFEEFGNPTWHYHVTGGAIEEVFEKVKGKNGRLAGYVSATGSAGTIAAGDYLRTKFPAVRVAASEAQQCPTLFMNGFGEHRIEGIGDKHIPWVHNVRNTDMVVAIDDEDCMRLLRLFNDPAGRKHLLTEGVDKAAVENLGLLGISGISNMLSAVKLAKYYELGKDDVVFTIFTDSVDLYGSRLVELEEAHGKYTPLQAAMDMDRRMRGANTDNLRELNYRDRKALHNLKYFTWVEQQGRTSDELRRLWDPEFWAETFASAKEWDKLIGEFNARTGLD